In the Loxodonta africana isolate mLoxAfr1 chromosome 1, mLoxAfr1.hap2, whole genome shotgun sequence genome, one interval contains:
- the UMPS gene encoding uridine 5'-monophosphate synthase isoform X1, translating to MAATGASLAQLVMGLYDVQAFKFGNFVLKSGLSSPVYIDLRGIVSRPRLLSQVAEILFQTAQNAQINFDTVCGVPYTALPMATVICSTNQIPMLIRRKETKDYGTKRLVEGAINPGETCLIIEDVVTSGSSILETVEVLQKEGLKVTDAIVLLDREQGGREMLATHGIRLHSVFTLSKMLEILEQQEKIDAEMVGRVKRFIQENVFVAANPNGSLPSVKKAPRELSFGARSELPGVHRVASKLFRLMQKKETNLCLSADVSEARELLQLADALGPSICMIKTHVDILDGFTLDIMKELTALAKRHEFLIFEDRKFADIGNTVKRQYEGGIFKIASWADLVNAHVVPGPGVVKGLREVGLPLHRGCLLIAEMSSAGSLATGSYTEAAVRMAEEHSEFVVGFISGTRVSMEPEFLHLTPGVQLEAGGDNLGQQYSSPQEVVGKGGSDIIIVGRGILTAADRLEAAELYRKAAWEAYLSRLGM from the exons ATGGCGGCCACCGGTGCCTCGTTGGCGCAGTTGGTAATGGGTCTGTATGATGTGCAGGCTTTCAAGTTTGGGAACTTCGTGCTGAAAAGTGGGCTCTCTTCCCCCGTCTACATCGACCTGCGGGGCATCGTTTCTCGACCACGTCTTCTGAGTCAG gttgcAGAGATTTTATTCCAAACTGCCCAAAATGCCCAGATCAATTTTGACACTGTGTGTGGAGTGCCTTACACAGCTTTGCCAATGGCTACAGTTATCTGTTCCACCAACCAAATTCCAATGCTTATTCGAAGGAAGGAAACAAAGGATtatg gtaCGAAGCGTCTTGTAGAAGGTGCCATTAATCCAGGAGAGACTTGTTTGATTATTGAAGATGTCGTCACCAGTGGATCTAGCATTTTGGAAACTGTTGAGGTTCTTCAGAAGGAGGGCTTGAAGGTCACGGATGCAATAGTGCTGCTGGACAGagagcagggaggcagggagatgTTGGCGACGCACGGAATTCGTCTCCACTCCGTGTTCACATTGTCCAAAATGCTGGAGATTCTTGAGCAGCAGGAAAAAATCGATGCTGAGATGGTTGGGAGAGTGAAGAGATTTATTCAGGAGAATGTTTTTGTGGCTGCTAATCCTAATGGTTCTCTGCCCTCTGTAAAGAAAGCACCCAGAGAACTCAGCTTTGGTGCACGGTCAGAGCTGCCTGGAGTCCACAGAGTTGCCTCGAAGCTTTTCAGGCTTATGCAGAAGAAGGAGACCAATCTCTGTCTGTCCGCTGATGTCTCAGAGGCCAGAGAGCTGTTGCAGCTAGCAGACGCTTTAGGACCCAGCATCTGCATGATCAAGACTCACGTAGATATTTTGGATGGTTTTACTCTGGATATAATGAAGGAGTTGACAGCCCTGGCAAAACGTCATGAGTTCTTAATATTTGAAGACCGGAAATTTGCAGATATTGGAAACACAGTAAAAAGGCAGTATGAAG GTGGTATCTTTAAAATAGCTTCCTGGGCAGATCTGGTAAATGCTCATGTGGTGCCAGGCCCAGGAGTCGTGAAAGGCCTGAGGGAAGTGGGCCTGCCTTTGCATCGGGGATGCCTGCTCATTGCCGAAATGAGCTCAGCTGGCTCCTTAGCCACTGGGAGCTACACTGAAGCAGCG GTTAGAATGGCTGAAGAGCATTCGGAATTCGTGGTGGGTTTTATTTCTGGCACCCGAGTAAGCATGGAACCAGAATTCCTTCACTTGACTCCAGGAGTTCAATTAGAAGCAGGAG GGGATAACCTTGGCCAACAGTACAGCAGCCCACAAGAAGTTGTCGGCAAAGGAGGTTCTGATATCATCATCGTGGGCCGAGGCATTTTAACGGCGGCTGACCGTCTGGAAGCAGCTGAGCTGTACAGAAAAGCCGCTTGGGAGGCTTATTTGAGCAGACTTGGTATGTGA
- the UMPS gene encoding uridine 5'-monophosphate synthase isoform X2, with product MAATGASLAQLVMGLYDVQAFKFGNFVLKSGLSSPVYIDLRGIVSRPRLLSQVAEILFQTAQNAQINFDTVCGVPYTALPMATVICSTNQIPMLIRRKETKDYGTKRLVEGAINPGETCLIIEDVVTSGSSILETVEVLQKEGLKVTDAIVLLDREQGGREMLATHGIRLHSVFTLSKMLEILEQQEKIDAEMVGRVKRFIQENVFVAANPNGSLPSVKKAPRELSFGARSELPGVHRVASKLFRLMQKKETNLCLSADVSEARELLQLADALGPSICMIKTHVDILDGFTLDIMKELTALAKRHEFLIFEDRKFADIGNTVKRQYEGDNLGQQYSSPQEVVGKGGSDIIIVGRGILTAADRLEAAELYRKAAWEAYLSRLGM from the exons ATGGCGGCCACCGGTGCCTCGTTGGCGCAGTTGGTAATGGGTCTGTATGATGTGCAGGCTTTCAAGTTTGGGAACTTCGTGCTGAAAAGTGGGCTCTCTTCCCCCGTCTACATCGACCTGCGGGGCATCGTTTCTCGACCACGTCTTCTGAGTCAG gttgcAGAGATTTTATTCCAAACTGCCCAAAATGCCCAGATCAATTTTGACACTGTGTGTGGAGTGCCTTACACAGCTTTGCCAATGGCTACAGTTATCTGTTCCACCAACCAAATTCCAATGCTTATTCGAAGGAAGGAAACAAAGGATtatg gtaCGAAGCGTCTTGTAGAAGGTGCCATTAATCCAGGAGAGACTTGTTTGATTATTGAAGATGTCGTCACCAGTGGATCTAGCATTTTGGAAACTGTTGAGGTTCTTCAGAAGGAGGGCTTGAAGGTCACGGATGCAATAGTGCTGCTGGACAGagagcagggaggcagggagatgTTGGCGACGCACGGAATTCGTCTCCACTCCGTGTTCACATTGTCCAAAATGCTGGAGATTCTTGAGCAGCAGGAAAAAATCGATGCTGAGATGGTTGGGAGAGTGAAGAGATTTATTCAGGAGAATGTTTTTGTGGCTGCTAATCCTAATGGTTCTCTGCCCTCTGTAAAGAAAGCACCCAGAGAACTCAGCTTTGGTGCACGGTCAGAGCTGCCTGGAGTCCACAGAGTTGCCTCGAAGCTTTTCAGGCTTATGCAGAAGAAGGAGACCAATCTCTGTCTGTCCGCTGATGTCTCAGAGGCCAGAGAGCTGTTGCAGCTAGCAGACGCTTTAGGACCCAGCATCTGCATGATCAAGACTCACGTAGATATTTTGGATGGTTTTACTCTGGATATAATGAAGGAGTTGACAGCCCTGGCAAAACGTCATGAGTTCTTAATATTTGAAGACCGGAAATTTGCAGATATTGGAAACACAGTAAAAAGGCAGTATGAAG GGGATAACCTTGGCCAACAGTACAGCAGCCCACAAGAAGTTGTCGGCAAAGGAGGTTCTGATATCATCATCGTGGGCCGAGGCATTTTAACGGCGGCTGACCGTCTGGAAGCAGCTGAGCTGTACAGAAAAGCCGCTTGGGAGGCTTATTTGAGCAGACTTGGTATGTGA